A genomic stretch from Lathyrus oleraceus cultivar Zhongwan6 chromosome 2, CAAS_Psat_ZW6_1.0, whole genome shotgun sequence includes:
- the LOC127122585 gene encoding uncharacterized protein LOC127122585 — protein sequence MWNDGWIELISKLMEICNKHDIDLPDMDDACVLDLQLHELNVMFDEENTEFLRCVSCLIPSSSFATFDVKKLFMMVELYPNDFVDVLEVMVRHQLQNYVRNVRCEPKFAKLKG from the exons ATGTGGAATGATGGATGGATAGAACTTATATCTAAGCTTATGGAAATTTGCAATAAGCATGATATTGATTTGCCTGATATGGATGATGCATG TGTTTTAGATTTGCAGTTGCATGAGCTGAATGTTATGTTTGATGAAGAGAATACTGAGTTTTTACGATGTGTTTCATGTTTGATTCCCTCGTCGTCATTTGCAACTTTTGATGTGAAAAAGTTATTCATGATGGTTGAACTTTATCCAAATGATTTTGTAGATGTGTTGGAAGTGATGGTGCGACATCAACTTCAGAATTATGTTAGAAATGTTCGATGTGAACCAAAATTTGCAAAGTTAAAAGGATGA